The sequence below is a genomic window from Zhongshania aliphaticivorans.
ATATTGGGGTGCATATCCAATATCGCTTTGAAATCTTCTTTATAAACAATACGTACCTTGGTGGTTTCCATAGCACGCACTGAAGCTGAGCGCTTGTCGTCATCCAACAGCGCCAGTTCGCCAAAGTAGTCGCCATCTTCAAGAATATTAAGCACGAAATCTTTGCCGCTTTTATCGCTGCAATACACTTTAACCCGGCCCGACTCCACAACATAAAGGGAATCTGCAACGTCGCCCTCGTGAATCAAAACCGTGTTTTTGGCGAAGTCTCGCAACACACTGGTGTCGCGTAAAATTTGAATTTCTTCCGGCATCAGGCCGTCAAATAAATCGACGTTTTCGATACTCATTACCACATTCCCCAAGGACGATAAAACGTGGAGGTCACTATAGCATAGTTGCGTAAGTGGCTGTCTAGGCGGGTTTTACGCTGGAGGTGAGAAGCTTTATGCTGGACGGGAGATGGGAGACGCCGGGGCATTCGCTGCGCTCACTTGAATACCTGCTAACGCAGGCACTCGTTGCGGCGTCTTTTCTTAGCGTCTCCCGTCTCCCATCAAGCATCTCCCGTCACTCAGGCCGCATATGCGGAAACAACAACACATCGCGAATCGAGGGCGAGTCGGTGAACAGCATCACCAGGCGGTCGATACCGATCCCCTCACCCGCTGTTGGTGGTAGGCCGTATTCCAGCGCAGCGATGTAGTCGGCGTCGTAGTGCATGGCTTCGTCGTCGCCGCCGTCTTTCTCGGCAACTTGCGCCATAAAGCGCTCAGCCTGATCTTCTGGGTCATTAAGCTCCGAGAAGCCGTTAGCCAGCTCGCGGCCGCCGACAAAGAATTCAAAGCGGTCAGTCACAAAGGGGTTGCCGTCGCTGCGGCGCGCCAGTGGCGAAACTTCGGTGGGGTATTCGGTGATGAAGGTCGGCTGATCAAGCTTGTGCTCAACGGTCTCTTCAAAAATTTCAATCTGGATTTTACCCAGGCCCCAAGTATCTTTAACTTTAACACCAAGTTTTTCGGCAATCGCAGTGGCCTGGGCCATATCACTGAGCTGTTCAGCAGTGATCTCAGGGTTGTATTGCAGCACAGAATCAAACACTGACAAGCGGGTAAATGGCTTACCGAAATCGTATTCGCTGCCTTGGTAGTTAATAACCGTGGTGCCCAAAACTTCCTGCGCGGTATTGCGCAGCATGGCTTCGGTCAAGTCCATCATGTCTTTGTAATCGGCATAGGCTTGGTAGAATTCAATCATGGTGAATTCTGGATTGTGCCGAGTAGAAAGCCCTTCGTTGCGGAAGTTACGGTTAATTTCAAACACCCGCTCAATACCACCAACAACCAAACGTTTCAGGTATAACTCAGGCGCGATACGTAAATACATATCCATGCTCAGGGCATTGTGGTGCGTCACAAAGGGACGTGCGCTGGCCCCGCCAGGAATGACCTGCATCATTGGGGTTTCAACTTCGACAAAGTCTTTTTGCTGCAAGAAATTGCGGATAGAGCTGATCATTTTTGAGCGAATCGCGAAGGTACGGCGCGAGGTTTCGTTCATGATCAAATCGACATAACGCTGGCGATAGCGTGTTTCTTGATCCGTTAGACCATGGAATTTATCTGGCAAGGGCCGCAAAGATTTGGTCAGTAGCGAAGTCTCATGCATATTTACATAAAGGTCGCCCTTACCGGATTTATGCACGGGGCCGGTCGCCGAAATAATATCGCCAATATCCCAGGTTTTAATTTCGGTAATCAGCTCAGCTGGCAGGAGCTTTTTATCCACATAGACCTGAATACGACCGGTCATGTCCTGAAGCACCATAAAGGGCCCACGCTTAGCCATAATACGACCAGCGATACTGGCCTTGCGATCTAAGACCTCAAGCTCTTCTTTACCCTTCTCAGACAACTCATCTTGCAGGCGCTGGGCATAGTCTTCACGACGGAAGTGATTAGGGAAGGCATTGCGTTTTTCGCGAATCGCGCTCAGCTTGGCGCGACGCTCGGCGATTAAGCGATTCTCTTCCTGGGCCTGTTCTACTTCGTTGTGATTCTCAGACATTTTAAGTTCCTGGGTCGGGCGTCGGAGGTTTGACGTCGGACGTATTAAAAGCAGCGCGCTGCTTATTTGTATTTAAAAACTAGGCGCCGATCTCAGCGCCATACTTAACACTTGTGCGAACTACTCGTCAGACGTCAGACTTCCGACACCCGACCGGCCTTTACAGGCCGAACTTCAAACTTGCTTCAATAAACTGATCTAAATCGCCATCTAACACCGCATTGCAATTGCTGGTCTGCACATTGGTACGCAAATCTTTAATGCGCTGATCATCTAATACGTAGGAGCGAATTTGGCTGCCCCAGCCGATATCCGATTTGCTGTCTTCCAGCTCCTGCGCGGCGCTATTGCGCTTTTGCATTTCCAGTTCGTAGAGTTTTGCTTTTAGCATTTTCCACGCGCTGTCGCGGTTCTGATGTTGCGAGCGCTGGTTTTGGCACTGCACCACAATATTCGTCGGCACGTGAGTTAAGCGCACCGCCGAGTCGGTTTTGTTAATGTGCTGACCACCGGCGCCGCTGGCCCGATAGGTGTCGGTGCGCACGTCTGATGGGTTGATATCAATTTCGATATCGTCGTCAATCTCTGGCGATATAAAGACCGAACAGAACGAGGTGTGGCGGCGATTGCCTGAGTCGAAGGGCGATTTCCGTACTAGGCGGTGCACTCCCGTCTCGGTGCGCAGCCAACCAAAGGCGTATTCGCCCTGGATATGAATGGTCGCGCTTTTAATACCTGCCACTTCACCGTCTGACAGTTCCACCAATTCAGCTTTGAAGCCCTTGGCTTCTGCCCAGCGCAAATACATGCGCAAGACCATATTGGCCCAGTCCTGCGCCTCGGTGCCGCCAGAGCCAGACTGAATATCCAGATAGCAATTGTTTGGGTCCATCTCGCCAGAGAACATGCGTCGGAATTCAAGGGCGCCGAGGGAAGCTTCCAAGCGGTCGACATCGACCTGCATACCGCTGATGGTGTCTTCGTCACCCTCTTCAACCGCCATGTCCAAAAGTTCTTTGCAATCGGACACGCCGCTGTCTAATTCATCGATGGTCGCCACTACCGCTTCTAGCGCGGCGCGCTCGCGCCCCAGCTCTTGGGCGCGCTTAGCGTCGTCCCATACTTTCGGGTCGCCCAGTTCTAGCTCTACCTCAAATAAACGCTCTTTCTTGTTAGCGTAGTCAAAGATACCCCCGAAGCACGTCGGTTCTTTCGCTCATGCTTTTAAGGGACTGACGTATGGCATTGACTTCTAACATTGAAGATTATCCGGTATCACGTGGAAAGGGCGGCATTTTACCTGATGAGCCAGCTCCCGCAAAGCATCGTGGGGGCAATTACTCACAAGGGGCGATTAAGGAGCTCACAACGGGCGCAGATGTTCGACCATAAGCTGCAAAGACAGGCGCTCGCGAAACAGATTGCTGTCGAGCTTATACACTAGCTCGACGTATTCCGTATCGGGACTAGGCCACACGTCGGTATCAATATTAAAGGCGATGGCATCAAAAATTTGTTCACCGCCCTGCTCTGGCGCCAAGACCATTTTCAGATGCCGCGCGCCGACAATACGCTGCTGCACTAACCGAAAACGGCCGTGAAACAGCGGCTCAGGGAAGTTCTGCCCCCAAGGGCCGGCGCCGCGCAGCAATTCAGCCCGCTCTAAAGACAAATCCTCGGCAGTCAATTCACCGTCGCTATACACCGCAGCAGTTAATTGCTCTGGGCTAGTTAGCTCCGCCACAATGGCGTCAAAGGCCTCAGCAAAACGACTGTAATCTGCCTTGGCCAAACTCATGCCCGCCGCCATGGCGTGGCCACCAAATTTATTGAGCAAGCCCGGATGGCGCTTGGCGATTAAATCCAGCGCATCGCGCATATGGAGACCGGGAATCGAACGCGCCGAGCCTTTTATTTCATCTCCATCCGCGTCGGCAAAGGCGATGACTGGCCGGTGGTAACGGTCTTTAATACGTGAAGCAAGAATACCCACTACGCCTTGGTGCCATGTGGGATCGTAAAGACATATCCCGTTTGGCACCGCTGTGGGGTCTAGCTGCAAATGCGCTAGCACCCGCATCGCGTCGTCTTTCATGCTTTGCTCTATCGAGCGACGCTCGCGGTTTAAGTCGTCTAGCTCGGCAGCCAAACACAGCGCGGTATCGGCATCTTCAGTAAGCAAGCAGCGAATACCCAAACTCATATCATCTAGGCGACCCGCCGCGTTTAAGCGCGGGCCAATCGCAAAGCCCATGTCTGAGGCGACCAAACGCCCCGACTCTTTACCCGCAACCCGCAATAAGGCCTGAATACCAGGCCGACAGCGACCCGCGCGAATACGGCGCAAACCCTGCTCAACAAGAATGCGGTTTAGCTGCTCCAGCGGCACCACATCGGCCACAGTGCCAAGGGCCACCAAATCAAGAAATTCGGCCAAGTTAGGCTTTGCCCTTTCGGCGCTAAACCAGCCCCGCTGCTGCAATTCACTACGCAATGCCAGCAACACATAGAACATCACCCCTACCCCAGCCAATGATTTACCAGCAAAGGGGCAGCCGTGCTGATTGGGATTCACAATCGCGGCGGCTTGAGGCAGCGAATCACCGGGCAAGTGGTGATCGGTTACCAGCACCGGAATGCCCAGCTTTGCCGCAGCGGCAACGCCGTCGATACTGGAAATGCCGTTATCCACGGTAATAATTAAATCTGGCTGGCGCTCCGCCGCTACCGCGACAATTTCCGGGGTAAGGCCATAGCCGTATTCAAAGCGGTTGGGCACTAAATAATCGACATCCGCCGCGCCCAAGGCCCTTAAACCCAAGACTGCAAGACTGGTGCTAGTGGCGCCGTCGCAGTCAAAATCACCCACAATTAACAGACGATGCTGCTTCTCTAAGGCGTTGGCGAGCAAGGCGCAAGCATCACTCATGCCTTTCATTTCTGGCTTGGGTAAATGCTCTAAGCCAGATTCCAGATCAGCATCGCGAGACAAGCCACGGCTGGCGTAGAGTCTTTGCAGAAGGGTCGGCACTGCCGCAGAAAATTCTGCGGCGGCGGGTTCACGAAGGATTATCTTGGGAAAATCGCTCACGTAATCGAGGAACAGTTCATGCGCGAATATTCGCGGCAATCATTGCGTGCACGTCTTCCAACTTATTGTCGACGACCTCATAGCGCTCGTCCAAATCGAAGAGATCGCTCATGTGATGGGGTAGCGCTGGCGCTATGGGGTAGCCCGCCTTCATCACCGCTTCGGGGAATTTAGCTGGATGCGCGGTGGCCAAGGTGATCATTGGCGTAGCGGTATCACGACGGCATTCGCGGGCGGCCTTAACACCAATCGCTGAGTGAGGGTCGAGCAGATACTCATTGTTTTCATAAACCGAGGCGATCATAGCCACGGTTTCTTCGTCGTTAACGCCGTAGCTATCGAACAGACCACGTACTTTAGCAAACGCCGCATCAGGAATCGAAACGGTCTCGGTATTCATCTTGGTCATTAAATCATCGATGGCAGCGCCATCACGATCGTAGCAGTCGAACAACATCCGCTCGAAATTGCTCGATACCACAATGTCCATGCTCGGCGACAAGGTGTGCTGCAGCTCGTGTTTCTCGAACTTATTGCCACTAATAAAGCGATGCAGAATATCATTCTGGTTCGTCGCTACCACCAACTGCTCAATTGGCAGACCCATGCACTTTGCCAAATAACCGGCGTAGATATCGCCGAAATTACCGGTGGGCACCGAGAAACTCACCGAACGCTCTGGCGCACCAACGGCGTAAGCCGCATAAAAATAGTAAACGATCTGGGCCATAATCCGCGCCCAGTTAATCGAGTTAACTGCAACGAGTTGGCGACCTTCAGGTAAGAAGCTCTGATCGGCAAAGCTGGCCTTAACCATGGCTTGGCAGTGATCGAAGTGACCGCGCACCGCGATATTGTGGATGTTCTCGCCCACCACGGTAGTCATCTGGCGGCGCTGCACTTCTGATACCCGCTGATAAGGGTGCAGAATAAAAATATCGATATTGCTGCAACGCTTGCAGCCTTGGATCGCAGCCGAGCCAGTATCGCCCGAGGTCGCACCCATGATGACAACTTTCTGCTGACGACGCTCAAGCACGTAATCGAGCAAGCGACCCAACATTTGCAGAGCAAAATCTTTAAAGGCCAAGGTCGGTCCTTGGAATAATTCCAACACCCACTCGTTGCGATCTAACTGCACCAGCGGCGCAATCGCAGGATGACGAAAATCCACATAGGTATCGTCAATGATCGCTTTTAAATCGTCATCGGGAATGCAACCGCCGATAAAGGGCTGAATAATTTGAAACGCCAAATCGGTATACGACAAAGACGCCCACGACGCAATCTGCGCTTTGCTGTACTTGGGCAAAGACTCGGGCACATACAAACCGCCGTCCGGCGCGAGGCCAGTGAGCAGAACGTCTTCAAAATTCAGGGCGGGCGCTTTGCCGCGGGTGCTGATGTATTTCACGTGCTTTTAGCTCTCAATGTTCGTTAAATTATAGTAGTTAAACGCTTGATGGGAGACGGGAGACGCAAAAGCCGCACTGGCGTTTCCCGTCTCCCGTGCCGCGTAAAGCGGCCTTAACCCGCCAATGACTCCACTCTTATCCGAGTCACTTCACCCACAATGCTTTCCAAGCCTTCGATCTGGCTTACTGCAGCCGATAGTTTGGCTTCAATGGTGCGGTTGGTCAGGATAATCATCGGCACCAAGTTCGCGCCGTCGGCGGGTTCTTTCTGAATCAGAGCTTCAATACTGATGCCGCCGTCGCTGAGGATCTGCGCAACTTTAGACAATACACCGGGCTTATCTACTGCCGCCATGCGCAGATAGTAAGCGGTTTCTACGGCGTCGATGGGCAGAATCGGGTGAGCGCTCAGTGATTCAGTTTTGAACGACAAGTACGGTACGCGGCTGTTTTGCGAAGAGCTTAAGGTGCGCGCCACGTCGATAATGTCCGCGACCACCGCAGAAGCGGTCGGTTCGCCACCGGCGCCAGCGCCGTAATACAGGCTAGGGCCAACTGCGTCGGACTGCACCAATACTGCGTTCATTACGCCGTTTACATTGGCGATCAGACGCTTTTCAGGGATTAAGGTCGGATGAACCCGCAGCTCAATGCCTTCGCTCGTGTCACGGGCGATACCCAAGTGTTTGATGCGATAGCCAAGCTCTTCAGCATAGATCACGTCTTCTTGAGCAATACGGCTAATGCCTTCGGTGAAGACCTTGTCGAACTGCAATGGAATACCAAAGGCTAAAGAGGCAAGGATCACCAGCTTATGCGCGGCGTCGATGCCTTCTACGTCAAACGTGGGATCCGCTTCGGCATAGCCCAGCTCCTGCGCCTCTGCCAACACATCCGCAAAGTCACGGCCCTTCTCACGCATTTCAGAAAGGATAAAGTTACCAGTACCGTTGATGATCCCGGCTAGCCACTGGATTTTATTGCCCGCCAAGCCTTCACGCAGCGCCTTAATAATGGGGATACCACCAGCGACGGCAGCTTCAAAGGCCACGGTCACGCCCTTTTCTGTTGCTGCTGCGAAAATCTCATTGCCATGTTCAGCGATCAGTGCCTTATTCGCGGTGACCACGTGTTTGCCATTAGCAATCGCTTTTAAGACGAGTTCTTTGGCCACAGTGGTGCCGCCAATCAACTCCACCAGAATATCGATTTCGGGGTTTTCAGCCACGGCGAACACGTCGCGATTAATCGCCACGTCACCGGTGTCGCACTTGGGGTTGTCGCGACGCGAACCGATTTGCGCCACCACGATGTCGGCGCCAACCCGAGCAGAAATTTCTGCTGCATTGCGCTTCAATACCGCAAACGTACCGCTGCCCACGGTTCCTAAACCACATATTCCTACTTTGACCGAATCCACTATTGCTCCTTAAAAACATCAGGCAATATCTCGGGCGCTGAAAACCCGACAATACTGGGACTGGCACGGAAACTGTTACATTCCAAGCCGAAAGGAGTGCATTTTAGTCAAGCTGGGCCGCTAAGGCTATGGTCTGGGGGGATTCAGGGCGTTTTATTCTCGTGCAATGCCCTTTTAATACGGCAATACCGCTTTCTCGCCGGACAAAAACAAAAAAGGCCGCATCTGCGGCCTCTAAACTCAAAGAACTTAGATCGCGTAAATTTAGCCGTCAATACGCTCAATGATAATCGCTGGAGCCATACCGCCGGCAGCGCACATAGTCACCAGACCACGCTTAAGGCCGCGACGCTCCAATTCATCCAATAAAGTGCCGATCAAAATCGCGCCCGTTGCACCAATGGGGTGACCTAAGGCCATTGCGCCACCGTTGACGTTGACCTTGTCACGATCCAGCTTCAGATCGCGAATATACTTCTCGGCAACCACGGCAAAGGCTTCATTGATTTCAAACAAGTCGATATCGTCGATAGTCAAACCGGCTTTTTTCAGTACTTTTAGGGTTGCAGGCACGGGTGCGTTAAGCATTAAGGTTGGCGAGTCGCCCATATTGGCCATGGCCACGATTTTAGCGCGAGGCTTTAAACCGTGCGCTTTGGCGTATTCTGGCGAGGTCAGCAATAGTGCCGCTGCGCCGTCAACCACACCTGAAGAGTTACCACCGTGGTGAACGTGGCTAATTTTTAGATCTGGGTAGACCTTGTTTACAAGTCCAGCGTAGGTGGTGCCCGCTTCATCTAAGGGATAGTAAGCAAGCTCCGCAAAAGCAGGCTTAAGCTGTGCTAAACCTTCTAAGGTAGTGCTTGGACGGGGAAATTCTTCTTTATCCAAGGCCAGTGTGCCGTCTTCGCGATAAACCGGCACGAGGCTTTTATCGAAGTGACCGTTAGCGATTGCGTGGGCGGCGCGCTGCTGACTGGTAAACGCTAATTTATCCAAGTCTTCACGGCTAATGCCTTCCAGCGTCGCAATAGCATCACCACACACACCTTGATGCGGCTGGGGATGACTTTCTCGCAAACGAGTATTACCGGCATCCATAAACGGTGACATGCCCTGGCTATTCTCGCCGTAGGTAGACATCATTTCGGTGCCACCCGCAATGACCACGTCTTCCATGCCCGACATGA
It includes:
- a CDS encoding Crp/Fnr family transcriptional regulator, which produces MSIENVDLFDGLMPEEIQILRDTSVLRDFAKNTVLIHEGDVADSLYVVESGRVKVYCSDKSGKDFVLNILEDGDYFGELALLDDDKRSASVRAMETTKVRIVYKEDFKAILDMHPNITRILNKNLTRRIRKLTNDVKSLALQDVYGRVVKVLTNLAQPAGDDGSMRIDEKLTQQEIADRVGSSREMVARILKDLTIGEYIDVEGRHIVIKRKLPESY
- the lysS gene encoding lysine--tRNA ligase gives rise to the protein MSENHNEVEQAQEENRLIAERRAKLSAIREKRNAFPNHFRREDYAQRLQDELSEKGKEELEVLDRKASIAGRIMAKRGPFMVLQDMTGRIQVYVDKKLLPAELITEIKTWDIGDIISATGPVHKSGKGDLYVNMHETSLLTKSLRPLPDKFHGLTDQETRYRQRYVDLIMNETSRRTFAIRSKMISSIRNFLQQKDFVEVETPMMQVIPGGASARPFVTHHNALSMDMYLRIAPELYLKRLVVGGIERVFEINRNFRNEGLSTRHNPEFTMIEFYQAYADYKDMMDLTEAMLRNTAQEVLGTTVINYQGSEYDFGKPFTRLSVFDSVLQYNPEITAEQLSDMAQATAIAEKLGVKVKDTWGLGKIQIEIFEETVEHKLDQPTFITEYPTEVSPLARRSDGNPFVTDRFEFFVGGRELANGFSELNDPEDQAERFMAQVAEKDGGDDEAMHYDADYIAALEYGLPPTAGEGIGIDRLVMLFTDSPSIRDVLLFPHMRPE
- the prfB gene encoding peptide chain release factor 2 (programmed frameshift) encodes the protein MLEVNAIRQSLKSMSERTDVLRGYLDYANKKERLFEVELELGDPKVWDDAKRAQELGRERAALEAVVATIDELDSGVSDCKELLDMAVEEGDEDTISGMQVDVDRLEASLGALEFRRMFSGEMDPNNCYLDIQSGSGGTEAQDWANMVLRMYLRWAEAKGFKAELVELSDGEVAGIKSATIHIQGEYAFGWLRTETGVHRLVRKSPFDSGNRRHTSFCSVFISPEIDDDIEIDINPSDVRTDTYRASGAGGQHINKTDSAVRLTHVPTNIVVQCQNQRSQHQNRDSAWKMLKAKLYELEMQKRNSAAQELEDSKSDIGWGSQIRSYVLDDQRIKDLRTNVQTSNCNAVLDGDLDQFIEASLKFGL
- the recJ gene encoding single-stranded-DNA-specific exonuclease RecJ, whose protein sequence is MSDFPKIILREPAAAEFSAAVPTLLQRLYASRGLSRDADLESGLEHLPKPEMKGMSDACALLANALEKQHRLLIVGDFDCDGATSTSLAVLGLRALGAADVDYLVPNRFEYGYGLTPEIVAVAAERQPDLIITVDNGISSIDGVAAAAKLGIPVLVTDHHLPGDSLPQAAAIVNPNQHGCPFAGKSLAGVGVMFYVLLALRSELQQRGWFSAERAKPNLAEFLDLVALGTVADVVPLEQLNRILVEQGLRRIRAGRCRPGIQALLRVAGKESGRLVASDMGFAIGPRLNAAGRLDDMSLGIRCLLTEDADTALCLAAELDDLNRERRSIEQSMKDDAMRVLAHLQLDPTAVPNGICLYDPTWHQGVVGILASRIKDRYHRPVIAFADADGDEIKGSARSIPGLHMRDALDLIAKRHPGLLNKFGGHAMAAGMSLAKADYSRFAEAFDAIVAELTSPEQLTAAVYSDGELTAEDLSLERAELLRGAGPWGQNFPEPLFHGRFRLVQQRIVGARHLKMVLAPEQGGEQIFDAIAFNIDTDVWPSPDTEYVELVYKLDSNLFRERLSLQLMVEHLRPL
- the thrC gene encoding threonine synthase; this encodes MKYISTRGKAPALNFEDVLLTGLAPDGGLYVPESLPKYSKAQIASWASLSYTDLAFQIIQPFIGGCIPDDDLKAIIDDTYVDFRHPAIAPLVQLDRNEWVLELFQGPTLAFKDFALQMLGRLLDYVLERRQQKVVIMGATSGDTGSAAIQGCKRCSNIDIFILHPYQRVSEVQRRQMTTVVGENIHNIAVRGHFDHCQAMVKASFADQSFLPEGRQLVAVNSINWARIMAQIVYYFYAAYAVGAPERSVSFSVPTGNFGDIYAGYLAKCMGLPIEQLVVATNQNDILHRFISGNKFEKHELQHTLSPSMDIVVSSNFERMLFDCYDRDGAAIDDLMTKMNTETVSIPDAAFAKVRGLFDSYGVNDEETVAMIASVYENNEYLLDPHSAIGVKAARECRRDTATPMITLATAHPAKFPEAVMKAGYPIAPALPHHMSDLFDLDERYEVVDNKLEDVHAMIAANIRA
- a CDS encoding homoserine dehydrogenase; protein product: MDSVKVGICGLGTVGSGTFAVLKRNAAEISARVGADIVVAQIGSRRDNPKCDTGDVAINRDVFAVAENPEIDILVELIGGTTVAKELVLKAIANGKHVVTANKALIAEHGNEIFAAATEKGVTVAFEAAVAGGIPIIKALREGLAGNKIQWLAGIINGTGNFILSEMREKGRDFADVLAEAQELGYAEADPTFDVEGIDAAHKLVILASLAFGIPLQFDKVFTEGISRIAQEDVIYAEELGYRIKHLGIARDTSEGIELRVHPTLIPEKRLIANVNGVMNAVLVQSDAVGPSLYYGAGAGGEPTASAVVADIIDVARTLSSSQNSRVPYLSFKTESLSAHPILPIDAVETAYYLRMAAVDKPGVLSKVAQILSDGGISIEALIQKEPADGANLVPMIILTNRTIEAKLSAAVSQIEGLESIVGEVTRIRVESLAG
- a CDS encoding acetyl-CoA C-acetyltransferase, with amino-acid sequence MKEAWIIDACRTPRGIGKVGKGSLAGIHPQQLGATVLKAIAERNNLNTADVDDIIWGTSAQRGTQSGDLGRMAALDAGYDVRSSAVTLDRFCGSGITVVNLAAASIMSGMEDVVIAGGTEMMSTYGENSQGMSPFMDAGNTRLRESHPQPHQGVCGDAIATLEGISREDLDKLAFTSQQRAAHAIANGHFDKSLVPVYREDGTLALDKEEFPRPSTTLEGLAQLKPAFAELAYYPLDEAGTTYAGLVNKVYPDLKISHVHHGGNSSGVVDGAAALLLTSPEYAKAHGLKPRAKIVAMANMGDSPTLMLNAPVPATLKVLKKAGLTIDDIDLFEINEAFAVVAEKYIRDLKLDRDKVNVNGGAMALGHPIGATGAILIGTLLDELERRGLKRGLVTMCAAGGMAPAIIIERIDG